The Bacteriovorax sp. Seq25_V genome window below encodes:
- a CDS encoding alpha/beta fold hydrolase has product MLLLVFTLSAKANICLDVKVPDSEFYTFQNDIKIKTHDGFVLSANLLVPKVNAKEKNGNKFPTIIFGNSWLLDEHEYLRQATRLAKEGYQVLSYSLRGWGCSEGEIDIIGPSDTSDFKLVVDWLRDHTSVDMKRIGLSGISYGGGLSLMMAAKEPRIKTVVAMSAWGSLLDALYANETPRKFWGDFLIISGKYLGNAPQYVKEYFDKLSETSDEKEIAHIIKWAKERSPVEFIDEVNKRKVPVMIANNFGDNLFTPNNVLSYFKKLKGPKKLILAQGTHATTELGGLFFEKNIHFNFAKIWFDYWLKGIDHPFIHDKDMFIESDLKKERNIVSSKRFDRFKKPLYLNERGVLGAGKLLGTYPVLKESDEYFSYFDSFAGSGIPFISDLIDGNFSVPKFEYIPRLFRRHALVFEGKRLSETLLVQGNVEVSLKVKSTDENIHLIGYLYDVGPRNIAKLITHGVVTKRSVIPFQNYILKFDLNTTSYKVDRDHSLVFVIDSSDILYNSYQSPLSKIIVEYGKETSLKVPWVRALY; this is encoded by the coding sequence ATGTTGCTATTAGTTTTTACCTTATCGGCTAAGGCCAATATTTGTTTGGATGTTAAAGTTCCAGATAGTGAGTTCTACACATTTCAAAATGACATTAAAATCAAAACTCATGATGGTTTCGTCCTAAGCGCAAATCTTTTGGTGCCAAAGGTTAATGCTAAAGAGAAGAATGGAAATAAGTTTCCAACAATTATTTTTGGGAATAGCTGGCTGCTTGATGAGCATGAGTATTTACGACAGGCGACGCGTTTAGCGAAGGAAGGTTACCAGGTTTTAAGTTACTCTCTTCGTGGTTGGGGATGTTCTGAAGGTGAGATTGATATTATTGGTCCAAGTGACACGTCAGACTTTAAGTTGGTTGTTGATTGGTTAAGAGATCATACTTCGGTTGATATGAAGAGAATTGGGCTATCTGGAATTTCTTATGGTGGGGGGTTGTCTTTAATGATGGCCGCAAAAGAGCCGAGGATTAAAACAGTGGTGGCCATGAGCGCGTGGGGGTCATTACTTGATGCTCTTTATGCCAATGAAACACCTCGAAAGTTTTGGGGAGATTTCTTAATTATCTCTGGTAAGTATTTGGGGAACGCTCCTCAGTATGTGAAAGAATATTTTGACAAGCTTAGTGAGACTTCTGATGAGAAAGAGATCGCGCATATTATAAAATGGGCGAAGGAGAGAAGTCCTGTTGAATTTATTGACGAGGTCAATAAGAGAAAAGTTCCCGTGATGATTGCTAATAATTTTGGCGATAATCTTTTTACTCCAAATAATGTTCTTTCGTATTTTAAAAAACTAAAAGGCCCTAAGAAATTAATTCTTGCTCAAGGAACTCATGCGACGACAGAGCTTGGTGGGTTATTCTTTGAGAAGAATATTCATTTTAATTTTGCCAAGATTTGGTTTGATTATTGGCTCAAAGGAATTGATCATCCTTTTATTCATGATAAGGATATGTTTATAGAATCTGACTTGAAAAAGGAACGCAACATTGTTTCTTCTAAGAGGTTTGATCGCTTTAAGAAACCACTTTATCTTAATGAGAGGGGAGTGCTTGGAGCAGGTAAATTACTTGGGACTTATCCGGTATTAAAAGAAAGTGATGAGTACTTTTCTTATTTTGATTCCTTTGCGGGCAGTGGGATTCCATTTATTTCTGATCTTATTGATGGGAATTTTAGTGTTCCAAAATTTGAGTATATCCCGCGATTATTTCGTCGTCATGCTCTTGTGTTTGAGGGAAAGAGGCTTTCTGAAACTTTGTTGGTGCAAGGAAATGTTGAAGTTAGTTTGAAGGTTAAATCAACTGATGAGAATATTCATCTTATTGGTTATCTCTATGATGTCGGGCCACGAAATATTGCGAAGCTAATTACACACGGGGTAGTAACAAAAAGGTCAGTTATTCCTTTTCAAAATTATATTTTAAAATTTGATCTGAATACAACTTCTTACAAGGTCGATCGAGATCACAGTCTGGTCTTTGTCATTGATTCTTCAGATATCCTTTATAATAGCTATCAGTCTCCACTTTCAAAAATTATTGTAGAATATGGTAAAGAG
- a CDS encoding MarC family protein, with amino-acid sequence MDIDYGIVGQFFIAMLSILNPIGAIPVYISMTEDLSRPQRKSMTRACSIAVFITITVSLLLGSDILKFFGISIPSFTVGGGVLLFTMALSMIQAKNVEAKMNTQEITESSLREIGIVPLAIPLLSGPGTISTSIIYSKNFHSTFEWIAGIALMAVLSTCVYFVLINADKIRERLGDLGVNVMTRIMGLILLAMSVEMMVGGLKKMIPLLNS; translated from the coding sequence ATGGACATCGATTACGGAATAGTCGGACAATTCTTTATAGCAATGCTTTCAATTCTTAACCCAATTGGTGCCATACCAGTTTATATCTCCATGACCGAAGACCTCTCTCGTCCTCAACGAAAGAGTATGACACGGGCCTGCTCCATTGCAGTCTTCATTACCATTACTGTATCCCTACTCCTAGGAAGTGATATCTTAAAATTCTTTGGTATCTCCATCCCATCATTTACCGTTGGCGGTGGCGTTCTTCTCTTCACTATGGCCCTAAGTATGATCCAGGCCAAAAACGTTGAGGCCAAGATGAACACTCAAGAGATCACAGAGAGCTCACTTCGCGAAATTGGTATCGTTCCCCTCGCGATCCCTCTCCTATCAGGCCCAGGAACTATTTCAACTTCCATTATCTACTCAAAGAACTTCCACTCGACTTTTGAATGGATTGCAGGCATTGCCCTGATGGCCGTACTCTCCACATGTGTCTACTTTGTTCTTATCAATGCTGATAAAATCAGAGAAAGACTTGGCGATCTCGGCGTTAACGTCATGACTCGAATCATGGGTCTTATCCTTCTTGCCATGAGTGTAGAAATGATGGTTGGTGGCCTCAAGAAAATGATTCCATTGCTTAATTCATAA
- a CDS encoding D-alanyl-D-alanine carboxypeptidase, with protein MKNCLLKSTVALAILSSSYAIETDAVTKAWNTKMAEFNMTPKYHGFCYSAPNGDILGPNPHRRVRLASTSKLITTLMAIEKLGLDYEYTTSFYYDGENLHIKGDNDPVMSKRKLFFLISQLNNLGITKIKNLTFDKEFKVFSMVEDIAHSEKRPSIELTTKSLKDYFTVSEWNLLKTAYEKFITETPQEVIDELQIRTSLEDIQLSVDSISHVDKNPLKEENLKTYEMISPIIAKYLKIMNIDSNNYIADQVFDKIGGEKEYKKYIEKLVADKFGDYKSLREEFDKKEDNFAFYTGSGLNTTRNGQRVDNYATCAIMVELMKVLDEKLDSITREMQEVVAVPGVDGGTFKTRLNTPRLARSIVAKTGTLKHTSTLLGKVSAEQGDLFFGMFHQMAGWKGNAKIVQNMMVSELLDNYGGPKKFEYKKEFFFPASAPLK; from the coding sequence ATGAAAAATTGCTTATTGAAATCGACAGTGGCACTTGCAATATTATCAAGTAGTTATGCTATTGAAACCGATGCTGTAACCAAAGCATGGAATACCAAGATGGCGGAGTTTAATATGACTCCTAAGTACCATGGGTTTTGCTATTCGGCCCCAAATGGAGACATTCTAGGCCCAAATCCCCACCGCCGAGTAAGGCTTGCCTCGACTTCAAAATTAATTACGACTTTAATGGCCATTGAGAAACTAGGCCTTGATTACGAATATACAACAAGCTTCTATTATGACGGTGAAAACCTACACATCAAAGGTGATAACGATCCTGTTATGAGTAAGAGAAAATTATTCTTTCTCATCTCGCAATTAAATAACCTTGGGATCACGAAGATTAAGAATCTTACATTTGATAAAGAATTCAAGGTCTTTTCAATGGTTGAAGATATTGCTCACTCCGAGAAAAGACCAAGTATCGAATTAACGACAAAATCTTTAAAAGACTACTTCACTGTTAGTGAGTGGAACCTCTTAAAAACGGCCTATGAAAAGTTCATCACAGAAACACCACAAGAGGTCATCGATGAACTGCAAATAAGAACTTCACTCGAAGACATTCAACTGAGCGTAGATTCAATTTCTCACGTTGATAAGAATCCTTTGAAAGAAGAGAATCTTAAAACTTATGAAATGATTTCTCCAATAATTGCAAAGTATTTGAAGATCATGAATATCGACTCCAACAACTACATCGCTGATCAGGTGTTTGATAAAATCGGTGGAGAAAAAGAGTATAAAAAATATATCGAAAAATTGGTGGCCGATAAGTTTGGTGATTATAAATCACTCAGAGAAGAGTTTGATAAGAAAGAAGATAACTTCGCTTTCTATACAGGCTCGGGCCTGAATACAACGAGAAATGGCCAGCGAGTTGATAACTATGCCACATGTGCCATTATGGTTGAGCTGATGAAAGTTCTTGATGAGAAGCTCGATTCAATTACAAGAGAAATGCAGGAAGTTGTAGCAGTCCCTGGAGTTGATGGTGGAACGTTTAAAACACGTTTAAATACACCAAGACTAGCACGATCAATTGTTGCCAAAACAGGAACGCTCAAACACACTTCCACTCTTCTTGGAAAAGTTAGTGCGGAACAAGGTGATCTCTTCTTTGGTATGTTCCATCAAATGGCAGGCTGGAAAGGAAATGCCAAAATTGTACAAAACATGATGGTCAGTGAACTCCTAGACAACTATGGTGGACCAAAGAAGTTTGAATACAAAAAAGAATTCTTCTTTCCGGCTAGCGCTCCACTGAAATAA